GAAAAAAACAGCGAAAGGAatgcatattaaaaaatttttttttttcgtattttatttatttttttatcattttttttgccaCTTTTCATGTTTTTTGGAAAACTAATATGCGTAATAATAAggcaaaaaatttttaatactttattaatttattttatacccccataaataatatatatatttttttgttttattatttacaacaTCATTactttaattaaaatgggtattactatattatatattttttcagccaatacaatattttacaaatgctagagaaataaaaagaatgttctttatatgaaacatgtataaatgtattataCATACTCCATTGTTAAATTagttgaaaatatataaacaccttcaattttaatgaagtataatatttaaaaattataaacccATTTAGTAGAATAAGCAGAATATATcgtaataatgataatgtttttgttttgaaCGGAATGCAAGGCTAGATTGATAAACtacttataaatttattctattaatatatagaaaataaatttccCTTTATCAACTACATAAATGGTATATTAGggatatataaaagtaGCGCAAATCaggaagaaaataaaatatcatttcAACAAAGCTTGAAgagtatataatattcaaatttttattcccATAAAATTTGCCGACAAACCTGGCCATTCAGAATTTGCAATTCATTTATGTTAGCCACATATTAACCGCATATTAACTATAGCATAGCTACTCATATTAAACCTTAGTAATGACTACGCCAAATTTTACgatcttttaattttatttttatcaagtatttgtatatatttatttaatagtaAGATTGTCTTTATTTGAATGGgaacatattaatataaaaattaaatataccccccaaatataattatactaCCAATACAGCAAAAATATAGGAAGAAaagacgaaaaaaaaaaaattaatttaatttaaaaaaaaaatatatgatccCTCTTTTTTGTATACGAGCAGTAGCAATATTATACTAAgcatgtaataataattttgttaaaattttataaaaaaaaatcaacaaaaattactttttttgctactaaaaaatttataaagaaaaagtaACATATTTCATTGAAagtatttaaaacaataaatatatagaatcCCAAAAATTGcgaacaaatatattttgtatatatttttataaaatatatttatttttttttttattttaaataaatataattggtAGCAAAATAGAATGGTGCTATTTGAACAAAGcaaaaaattgatatacaatataattttgtatagcTAGTCAAAacgtaataataataataatatatagaaaatacataaataatattaaaaaaaatattatttgatatttattgaaacagtaatgtttattttttgttgtaTTATACAGTTGTTTGAgtttaatgaaaaacaaaaaaatatattagacGACTTTAATATACTATTATTGGTAGTaccaaatattttttgaggGATGtcgtaaatataaaaattttttacaaattcaaaaaaatataatttttaataatattacaatTAATAACAAGCATGTTTATGtaatacaataaattaaattgtttcgttcttttttttatattttgtatttttctaAAACAAAATCGGGGTTATAATCGACATACAAAATACGTGCATGTGCATtactattttaatatatatatagctacatagctatatataaaaataaaaaaatatgcaataatacgcaataataaaattgtatttttatgttatttgtatgttgaaaaatatttgttattttttataagcataaaatattattttttacaaatatagaatatataaatatatttaatattattcttaaataaaaattatgattctataaaaaatgttttttatgtattaaaatcaataaaaatatataatttaatattaataaaaaaaacaagcaaaaatatatattattattttgtttttataattaaaataagactaaaattataaaaaaacgttAAATATCCTgttaaaagaataaaaaaaacgaaaaattacatgaaaaaataagaataacataaaatattatgttttaataaacaaatttttataatttcaaaagaaaaaaactttgatatattaaaaaaagtaatatatatatatagcttAATAGggcttatatattttttacaaataaaacatacaataattatttcttaTCAAAAAGTTACTATACtattcatttataatatataaataatttttcgaAAATGAagttaaaattaaatatcattaaaaaaaaaaagggcCTCGGAGAATCAATATCAGACGGTTTCAAATCcttatcaaataaaatattcggGACTGGAGTCGACAAATACTTCCAAGCAATCAATGGAgccataatattattatttgtcaCCGTCTTATATTACatacataaatttaaatccTCAACATcaagatataaaaacatgaaaatattatatatgtactaTGGATTTTTAGTATGTCTCACTGGATTAACCATAAGCATTAACTGGtaagatatattatatatgcatgcaaAAGACACATTAAATTTGTATGTCTTCAATACATTTCAATCTATAGAAGTTATATAGTAGCTTCTATagtatcatatttatacataatttgtttttttcgagttgaaaattttgatgTTTGTTCATTGTAACATAgtatgtgcatattttatctttcTTACTcgtattaattaattttttttttttttcccaaATTATAGGATGTATTATgagcatataaaaaacaagaaaaaaaatagaatttCATCATTAGATGTTAAAAGTAAGATATAAGGaattttacatttatatgtGCTATTATGCTtacatcatatttttaaatttaattatcaagtttataaaaaaaatgtactttaatttgtttttgcttttaaatgttgtatatattgtatagACACGTATGAAcatacataaattatatatacatatattgtGGTTACATatctatataaattattttctttttttcccTTCCTTTTTAGTGGcttataaaaagaaataaaggAATAGCAACTCTCTCAAAATGAGGATCTTGTATATGTGATATATAATGGCTTACAGTTCAAACAAACATCCAGATCActcgtttttttatttgtttgttcgtttttttttttatatttctgtgaataaaataattttgtttgtgtattatgtatacattttatttatattattgcttaaaaatatttttttattattatattttttaatgttagtaatatatatagcatatctgacgaaaattatataaatatatatagaaagaaaaataaactcatcaaaaataacataattaaaatgatACATAAATTGGTTTACTATTATAAGAATCATTTGGAAATAttaatactatttttaaatatttttgtaaacgttttttttattatcttattatattattcttaCCTTTTCGtctttataataatgaacatTTAATTGTGCCCCATCCTTAAAATACCATACTCCATCACCTATTggttcattatttttgaagTTTCCAATAAAATAGGTTCctaaatttaataagtaGAAAATTAGATTAAGATGAAACGGTCAAATGAAATGGCGAAACATGCTATGCATACTAAATAATGCAAACCATTTGGTAATATCCATTTCCCATGAGATAAATAGCCATTTTCCCAATGCCCCTCTAATACACTTTTGCactttttgtatatatattttcctacatttataaacaaaaaatgaacaaCAATAAAAACCCTtgcatatattcatattaattGTCATATTTATTCTATAATGTTTATTTGTGATATATAAGTATTACCATATCCATTCTTTTTTCCAAACCTCCAAGTACCCACATATACGTctccatttttatacacCATCAAACCTTCATCGTGCTTCATTCCGTTGGAATAATTTccataataataactttTCCCTTctgtataaaatattcaaatagaattcaaaaattattaatgaCAATACATAAAATGTTCAAACTTGTACATATCATCAAAATGTATAACAATATAATTACCTTTTGTATTGCATGTAATCTCTTTTTTAGTTTTCAACTTATTCGAATCTTGCATAAGACTTAGCAACTTTTCACTtagttttttcttttttttattgcgTTCCTTTTCGCTATCTTTTTTGCTTTTACTTCCCTCATTTTCGCTTCCCTCATTTTCGCTTTCCCCATTTTCGCTTCCCTCATTTTCGCTTTCCCCATTTTCGCTTTCCTCACTTTTACTTTCCTCACTTTTGCTTTCCTCACTTTTGCTTTTCTCATCTTCACTTTTACTCCCCTTACTTTCGCTTCCCTCGCTTTCGCTCTCTTCACTCTCTTCCTCCTCTTTGTTGTCTAAATTTTCACTACTCTTGGATTTGCTTCCTTCTGACATACTTTCATTTGACTCATTTTCGCTTTCCTCATTATTACTAGATTGGCTTGTTTCTCTaatctttttatttcctttttttttgtttgtatagttattaaaaaaatatgttccTATCccgttttttttgttatgtTCAAATGACCCTTGATAAAGGTCTCCATTCAAATATTCATACTCCCCTtcgaaagaaaaaatgtaataataaatattttgaaatatattaaacaaatttaaaagtgggaaaaataaagtatgCTGGTAACAAacactttttaaaatgtgtatataatgcaaaaatataaatatatcttaataattataaatggCAACCATATCcatgtttttttccaagtaaaaaatttccataatatttttcttgtgtcttataatttttacaagGGTAAAATATTACAGTTCCTATTCCTGTATAGTTTTTCAATGAAGTTGATGGTATACCATCATCTTTGAATAACTTCAATTTacttttcttatttttattttttgccatttttatatttttttcttaataagtataagaattttttttaaacaaaataaaatccaTTTGAAGTGTTAGACATTTTTTCCCTATTGTAACAAacaaatagaaaatattcctttatatatatagatagaTATTctacaatatttatatttttatgtgtaTGTTTTTCTCCATATAGACACAAAGAATAAAATGCAAATTTACTCAGCAAaattgtgtatatattgCGTGTATGTGCAAAAAGctatattaaataactAGCTAcaacaaaaagaaaaaataagaaataaataaaaaatataaatagtataataaaaaataacttaaaaaatgttttaataaaaattggaattatttataatttttttcgaaaATCCACTTAATACgctaaagaaaaatttgcAAAAGCCATGGCAACTGTTAAGCATtattatagatatatttttcattatacatataaatcattttattttttatcaaaaacaaaaaaatatatttttttatttcaggAGGAGAGAATAAAGTTGCTCGTAGCTGCGAAAAAGGGTAATACCGCATTATTACCTTTCTGCTATTTTTTCGATATTCTTCGCCCCTATTCCGctttatatcatattttttattcttattttttatccattattcatttattatattaattttttgtttttacaaaaatttaatatctaataatttattgtgTAGGTGTTTACGAAGATGTCGTTATCTTGTCTAAATTGCAAATTCCGTTAGGAGATTATGTGCAACCCCCGGTATGTTGAAAAACGGGCTTCTGTAGACATACTATtcataaaagaaaaaaatcatgGTGCAaacaaatatgtataaatatatacaccaGTCGGGTAGCTATTTTCAATTGAAATTCATTACCCATGCACATTTTTAATCCgaattataaacaaaaacagctgtttattcatatttttttattctttattttttttccaatcATTTTATTCACATTATTACAACAGCACAATAGGACAGCTTTTTGGTATAGTTGTAGAAATGGAAACTTAAAAATTGCaagaataattttaaagaaaGGAAGTAATATTAATCATAAAGACGCAAATGGAATATCCCCTCTACATATTTGTGTCAAATATGGCCATTTAAACATCGCTAAATTCcttattgaaaataatgccaatataaatattatggataatgttaaaaataaaaattgtgaaaaaataaaatcgtcatttttattatttataatatatacagctcatatataataatatatcatccttataacattttttgttttaggAAGGACAATCacctattttttatgccataataaataaacattatGAAGTAATATtgctatattattttacccgcatataaatatatatacatatggcTACTTGTATACCTATGCCAATAAAAACATACTTTTTTGCGGCACACTTTTATAtactaatttattaaaacctttacaaataaattattagctcaccattttatgcataattGCATGTTTCACAAAAAAACGATTTAACctacaaatttaaaatgcCCTTTTTTTAGATTGCAAAATTGTTGATAGAGAATGGCGCCAATGTTCAAATAAAAGACAACGTAAATTTAAACTttcttaatatttaaataatatatattgaagaaaaataatattatgaacaaataGCTAGATAATATgacaaattaatataattatcgttttttttattaacagaaataattatttatttttttttgtagaaCAATGCAACTGTTTATGATTATGCCGATTTTATGGGGAGAACAAAATTatcttcatatatattatataaaagtatgaaaattaaaaaggaatataattttactaTTTACCAATTTATGTgggatatatttttttaaattagaCATCGTTTGGACCTATATCTCTACTTATTGatgcacacatatatatttatttatttttatattgttcatatatttagGCAACGAGCTAATTGTCAAAAATGCAAATTATTTGACAAATGAGGATAAGGAAACTTGTGAATAAAACtatgttaaaaatatgtataatctTTATGACTAAACcctattttataatttattttttaaataactttatttttatatatacaattaaaaataatgtacctaattatttattttgacaACTTTCGCCACATTTAAAAGACGACTAACGCCTTAAGCTTCATtgatatatgtaaaatattaaacaaaaaagggaaattataaaaatattgggAAGTTGGtgttaaattaaaaatgctaataatgagcaaataaatatttagtaAATATTCTTAACCATAAATAGTCATGGTAtgcatgaaaaaaattgccGATAAATATCAATTGGCCAAATGTAAATCAATGGCAAAtaacatgtatatatagaaatatgatgaaaatattatgtacaAAATTTACTTTGCATTTACCTCAaagtaaattatttaatgaattGAAGTGCACACATtgatacatataaataaatataaatatgtaaatacatggatttaattattctagacatttattttaattctgtatatatatattccttaattatacaaatttcATACGCCTTCTACTTGAAAACCTATTGTTAGTTTTAAGTTTTATACAAGTTTTGatattgattttttatataacacaaaacaaaaaaaattatatttttttattttatttaaagatCGTCAGATATTTATGCGTAGTTAAATTAGTTCAACATAATacttgtatatatttatcctTAGTTTGTGTGTTTTGCTTTTCTTCTTTCTCCTCTTCCAAGAGCATGGAAACCACTCTTGATAGTAGTAACAGATctgcattaaaaaaaaaaaaaggaaaataaattgaagaaaattataaataaaataaaaatacataaaatatatacaaataaaaaaagagtAATAACCTTTTTGCTCCACAAGCATTGCAATGTTGATGGAAAAGTCTTGTTCTACTATCTTTCTCCATAGCAGTATTTGGGCTTTTACACATTTGACAAGTAACATATtctgtaatatattttcttaacAATGCTTCAATATGTTTAGGCCCATACTTTCCTTTTAAAACTAATTGTCCTTCTCCTGCTATAGATCCTTCAGTTCCCAATTCTGCaagaacaaaatgaaagaCATGCTCTTCATTTCTGTTCATAATTGTACATATATCTTTAAAGTTAATCCATGCTACTTTTTTTGAACCAACTCTAACAACTTGTGGTGgttttattgtatatttttttgatatacataaatctatattatgtttattaaCTAAATCTTGAATTCTATGTAATAATTCTTCATATGGATATACTGCACCTTTTTCAAATACTTTTCCGGTACCATCTATAATAACTTCAACTTTATTTACAACTTccttcttctttttttttttttttttttcaccaaaatcaaataattgCGCTGCTTCATCATTTACTTTGTCAATATCAATAAAGGGTTTACTGGCATCTTCAACTTTTTCGTCTACTATTTCTTCGGCCTTTTCCTCAGCCTTTTCCTCAGCCTTCTCTTCTACCTTCTCTTCAGCCTTTTCTTCTACCTTCTCTTCAGCCTTTTCTTCTACCTTCTCTTCAACATGTTCTTCTACCTTCTCTTCAGCCTTTTCTTCTACTTTTTCTTCAGCCTTCTCTTCAACATTTTCTTCAACTTTTTCTTCAACATTCTCTTCAACTTTCTCTTCAACATTTTCTTCTACCTTCTCTTCAACCTGCTCTTCCACTTTCTCTTCAACCTGCTCTTCTACCTTCTCTTCAACTTTCTCTTCGATTTGCTCTTCAATTTTctcttccatttttatatatcttattaaattatactatttctttatatcaATTATCTTTTGATAACAATATGTACTTGCTATATATTTAGGACTagcttttttaaatgtaaaAGTAAACTGATATTGGCTCGTCCAAATAATTTCTATATCAAACttggttttatttttgactTTATAAtagatgaaaaataataaactttataaaaatttattattttataatattcttaACTATAGGAATAAGATTGGTTATAggtatgtatattatataaacatataatttagGGTTGTTCagatatttatatcattatatattttttcaaacttTCTTATATCCACACTAGGAGCTTTGCTGTGTGTTTTATAAGTATACTATtaattgttatatttttttatttttaaataaaaatattcttttaaaa
This Plasmodium chabaudi chabaudi strain AS genome assembly, chromosome: 12 DNA region includes the following protein-coding sequences:
- a CDS encoding eukaryotic translation initiation factor 2 subunit beta, putative (term=annotation;date=20151008;qualifier=removed_product=eukaryotic translation initiation factor 2 beta subunit, putative;qualifier=added_product=eukaryotic translation initiation factor 2 subunit beta, putative;qualifier=added_GO:0001731;qualifier=added_GO:0003729;qualifier=added_GO:0005850;qualifier=added_GO:0001731;curatorName=ucb@sanger.ac.uk;~term=annotation;date=20160616;qualifier=added_GO:0005737;qualifier=added_GO:0005634;qualifier=added_literature=pmid:27303372;curatorName=ucb@sanger.ac.uk;~;query 300-300;GPI_cleavage_site_score=0.24000001;~pfam_scan;Pfam:PF02389.11; E()=2.0E-5;score=24.6;query 5-117;description=Cornifin;~pfam_scan;Pfam:PF01873.13; E()=1.8E-35;score=121.2;query 193-303;description=eIF-5_eIF-2B;~iprscan;InterPro:IPR016189 : Translation initiation factor IF2/IF5, N-terminal;Superfamily:SSF100966; score=1.44E-26;query 169-274;description=Translation initiation factor IF2/IF5, N-terminal;~iprscan;InterPro:IPR016190 : Translation initiation factor IF2/IF5, zinc-binding;Superfamily:SSF75689; score=6.28E-9;query 271-308;description=Translation initiation factor IF2/IF5, zinc-binding;~iprscan;InterPro:IPR002735 : Translation initiation factor IF2/IF5;SMART:SM00653; score=3.0E-44;query 192-303;description=Translation initiation factor IF2/IF5;~iprscan;InterPro:IPR002735 : Translation initiation factor IF2/IF5;Pfam:PF01873; score=1.6E-35;query 193-303;description=Translation initiation factor IF2/IF5); this encodes MEEKIEEQIEEKVEEKVEEQVEEKVEEQVEEKVEENVEEKVEENVEEKVEENVEEKAEEKVEEKAEEKVEEHVEEKVEEKAEEKVEEKAEEKVEEKAEEKAEEKAEEIVDEKVEDASKPFIDIDKVNDEAAQLFDFGEKKKKKKKKEVVNKVEVIIDGTGKVFEKGAVYPYEELLHRIQDLVNKHNIDLCISKKYTIKPPQVVRVGSKKVAWINFKDICTIMNRNEEHVFHFVLAELGTEGSIAGEGQLVLKGKYGPKHIEALLRKYITEYVTCQMCKSPNTAMEKDSRTRLFHQHCNACGAKRSVTTIKSGFHALGRGERRKAKHTN